A window of the Eremothecium cymbalariae DBVPG#7215 chromosome 5, complete sequence genome harbors these coding sequences:
- the MCO10 gene encoding Mco10p (similar to Ashbya gossypii AAR108W-A): MGQAYMIFGRVMQPHVLALATIGSVAAGVTYASMGTKRVEPQQQAALLPLKQEREEEFDLEKLISDFIKEEGK; encoded by the coding sequence ATGGGGCAAGCCTATATGATTTTTGGCAGGGTTATGCAACCCCATGTTTTGGCCCTTGCCACAATTGGGTCTGTTGCTGCGGGTGTAACGTATGCATCAATGGGCACTAAAAGGGTGGAACCACAGCAGCAAGCCGCTTTATTACCTTTAAAACAAGAAAGGGAGGAAGAGTTTGATCTTGAGAAACTAATCAGTGATTTCATTAAGGAAGAGGGTAAGTAG
- the SFM1 gene encoding protein-arginine N-methyltransferase SFM1 (similar to Ashbya gossypii AAR109C), with product MKYIIEHMEAGFSEWVTLEYAQIIRDIGHENLILTSLPKNTAESDIPALLKKLGLQWTTEPIDKINVVFPELKPLAERRVCLLDPRAPTGLTPTDADAYDYFVFGGILGDHPPRDRTSELMVKYPNLLINKRLGDKQMTTDTAIRTTQLIVEKQLPFENIKFIDYPEFKFSKHEATEMPFRYILDDNARPILPEGMLELIKKDSEKSLDDLL from the coding sequence atgaaatatattatagaaCATATGGAAGCTGGCTTTAGCGAATGGGTTACTTTGGAATATGCACAGATCATTCGTGATATTGGCCATGAAAACTTGATTCTGACATCTTTGCCTAAGAATACAGCTGAATCAGATATTCCAGCCctattgaaaaagttggGATTGCAATGGACTACTGAACCTATTGATAAGATTAATGTTGTGTTTCCAGAACTAAAGCCCTTGGCCGAAAGGAGAGTCTGTTTGCTGGATCCACGGGCCCCCACAGGCCTAACTCCAACTGATGCAGACGCATATGACTACTTTGTATTTGGAGGAATCTTGGGTGATCATCCACCAAGAGATCGCACAAGCGAACTCATGGTAAAGTACCCAAACCTTCtaatcaacaaaagattAGGTGACAAACAAATGACCACAGACACTGCCATAAGAACTACACAGTtaattgttgaaaaacaGCTCCCGTTCGAGAACATAAAATTTATTGATTATCCTGAATTTAAATTCAGCAAGCATGAGGCTACCGAAATGCCCTTCAGGTACATCCTGGATGATAATGCCAGACCAATCCTTCCCGAAGGCATGTTAGAACTAATCAAAAAAGACTCCGAAAAAAGCCTAGACGATCTTCTGTAA